The following nucleotide sequence is from Acetobacteroides hydrogenigenes.
TTGAGACCCGCATCAGCCGCGTTGAGAAGATGGCAAAAACAGGCAGCGACAAGAGCGCCAAGAAGCTTTACGAAATTCTTCTTGAGTACAAGGCGCTGCTGCAAAGCGGACGATCGGCTCGCGAGCTCGAGCTCGACGAAACCGGCAAGGCGCTTTGCTACGATCTTCACCTGCTTACCGTAAAGCCCGTTCTATACGTTTGTAACGTAGATGAGGCAAGCGCCGTAAACGGCAACAAGTACGTAGATATGGTTCGCGAGGCGGTAAAGAACGAGGGGGCTCAAATCCTAATCGTTGCGGCAAAGACCGAAGCCGAAATCGCCGAGTTGGAAACCTACGAGGAGCGCCAGATGTTCCTAGAGGAGGTCGGCCTACACGAGTCGGGCGTATCGCGCCTTATCAAATCGGCCTACGCGCTGCTTAACCTGGAAACCTACTTCACCACCGGCAAAACCGAGTGCCGCGCTTGGACCTACCATAAGGGGTCTAAGGCTCCACAAGCTGCAGGCGTAATCCACACCGACTTCGAAAAGGGATTCATCCGTGCAGAGGTTATTAAGTATGCCGACTACATTGCGCTTGGCTCGGAAGCTGCAGTTAAGGAAGCCGGCAAGCTGGCTGTTGAAGGTAAAGAGTACGTTGTCCAAGACGGCGACATCATGCACTTCCGCTTCAACGTTTAGGCTTAAGGATTATTCTACCGTCGTTAATGGCAAATAAAATGCAAAAAATCGCCGCTGCACTGGCAGCACTGCTTATTGCATCGTGCTCTTTTGGACAAGGACGCGCTATTCCTTCCGAAAGGCCCAAGCTTATCGTTGAGATCGTGGTTACCCAAATGCGCTACGACTACCTTCAACGGTACTTCGGAAACTTTTCTGACAACGGATTCAGGGTTTTACTCGAAGAAGGTGCGGTATGCAAGAATGCAAAGTACAACTATAGCTTCACGCAATCGGCTCCCGGACTGGCAACCATTGCAACCGGAACCAACCCATCGACCCACGGCGTTGTTGGCGACATGTGGTACATACCGCTTACCGACCAAAACGTGAAGGCCGTTCAGGATTCGAAGACCGAAGGCGTTGGTGGTTTCGGCGATCTAGGTAAGGTTTCGCCACGCAACCTGCTGGCCGGAACGCTGGCCGACGAGATCAAAATGGCCAACAAGAACTCGAAGGTGATTGGTGTTGCCATGGAGCCAACCTCGGCGGTATTCCTGGCAGGCCACAGCGCCGATGCAGCCTACTGGTTCGATCCATCGACCGGAAAGTTTATGACCAGCAGCTACTACATGCCATCGCTTCCGAAGTGGGTGGACGAGTTCAACCAAAAGAAGTTCCCCGATATCTATATCTACAACAAGTGGGGGCTTACCAAGCCGCTGAACAAGTACATCAGCTCGAAAGAGAACTTCGACACCACCGCCAAGCCGCTGCTCACCAATCCGGACAACGGCCTTGGCAGCATGCTTAAGTCTAAATCGCGCCCTACCTACGAGAAGCTGATGGATACGCCCTACGGCAACAACCTCACCAAGGATTTTGCCATTGCCGCCATCGTTAACGAGGGGCTGGGCAAGGATGATGCCACCGACCTGCTCACCATCACCCTTGATGCCAACAAGCATATCGGGCAAAAGTACGGCCCCACCTCCATCGAAATGGAGGACACCTACTACCGCCTCGACGAAGAAATTGCGCATCTGGTTAAGTTCCTTTCCGACAACATCGGAAAGCAAAACGTGCTGGTGGTGCTCACCTCCGACAACGGGGTGGCCAACGCTCCTAAGTTTATCGAAAAGAGTAAGATTCCGGCCGGACACTTCGAGCCCAACCGCAACCTGATGCTGCTAAAGATCTTCCTCAACGCCACCTACGGCCGTGGAGAGTGGATTAAGGCCTACCATCAGAAGCAGATCTACCTTAACCATACGCTGATCGAGGATTCCAAGATCAACCTAGCGGAAATGCAAACCAAGGTGGCCAACTTCATGAAGCAGTTCTCGGGCGTGGCACAGGCCATACCGGCATCGGTGCTCGAGTACACCAGCTTCACCGACGGCATCATGCAGAAGATGCAGAACTCCTTCTACGCGCAGCGCTCGGGCGATGTGGTGATCAACCTGCAGCCCGGCTGGGTGGATAGCGACGAGGTGGTAACCTCGTCCAACTCGCCCTACAGCTACGACACCCACGTACCCCTAATCTGGTACGGATGGAAGATTAAGCGCGAAAGCATATCGAGCAAGGTAGATCCTGCCGACATTGCTCCAACAATTGCCAACCTGCTCGACATCTCGTGGTCGAACGCCGCAACCGGCGAGCCAATTAAGGAACTAGTCCGATAGCATAGCGTTACCTAATAATACGAATCCCCCAGCAGATGCATTTGCTGGGGGATTTTTTTAATGTCTGAATCGCGGAT
It contains:
- the ychF gene encoding redox-regulated ATPase YchF — its product is MALQCGIVGLPNVGKSTLFNCLSNAKAQAANFPFCTIEPNVGVITVPDERLIKLADIDKPLKIVPATVEIVDIAGLVKGASKGEGLGNKFLANIRDTDAIIHVLRCFDDENVTHVDGSVDPVRDKEIIDAELQLKDLETVETRISRVEKMAKTGSDKSAKKLYEILLEYKALLQSGRSARELELDETGKALCYDLHLLTVKPVLYVCNVDEASAVNGNKYVDMVREAVKNEGAQILIVAAKTEAEIAELETYEERQMFLEEVGLHESGVSRLIKSAYALLNLETYFTTGKTECRAWTYHKGSKAPQAAGVIHTDFEKGFIRAEVIKYADYIALGSEAAVKEAGKLAVEGKEYVVQDGDIMHFRFNV
- a CDS encoding alkaline phosphatase family protein, whose amino-acid sequence is MQKIAAALAALLIASCSFGQGRAIPSERPKLIVEIVVTQMRYDYLQRYFGNFSDNGFRVLLEEGAVCKNAKYNYSFTQSAPGLATIATGTNPSTHGVVGDMWYIPLTDQNVKAVQDSKTEGVGGFGDLGKVSPRNLLAGTLADEIKMANKNSKVIGVAMEPTSAVFLAGHSADAAYWFDPSTGKFMTSSYYMPSLPKWVDEFNQKKFPDIYIYNKWGLTKPLNKYISSKENFDTTAKPLLTNPDNGLGSMLKSKSRPTYEKLMDTPYGNNLTKDFAIAAIVNEGLGKDDATDLLTITLDANKHIGQKYGPTSIEMEDTYYRLDEEIAHLVKFLSDNIGKQNVLVVLTSDNGVANAPKFIEKSKIPAGHFEPNRNLMLLKIFLNATYGRGEWIKAYHQKQIYLNHTLIEDSKINLAEMQTKVANFMKQFSGVAQAIPASVLEYTSFTDGIMQKMQNSFYAQRSGDVVINLQPGWVDSDEVVTSSNSPYSYDTHVPLIWYGWKIKRESISSKVDPADIAPTIANLLDISWSNAATGEPIKELVR